A stretch of Nitrospira sp. DNA encodes these proteins:
- a CDS encoding FliA/WhiG family RNA polymerase sigma factor produces MSKTAVGREHPAIPSGLAQREKLIKEFAHVIRAMAHRLAFRLPAYLDAEDLISVGTIGLMDAMDKYDPSREAKFKTYAEFRIRGAMLDEIRSMDWVPRSVHERIGVLQKAHVTLLNRLGRPPSDEEVAGELKMPMSELDDFLSRARGAVMISIDDLGLQEPDGHKVVKMLADTHHPDPLSSLVNERERESIAEAIQDLPEKERLVLTLYYYEELTMKEIGELLKVTESRVCQIHTKAIVRLKAHLQVEH; encoded by the coding sequence ATGAGCAAAACGGCAGTCGGTCGAGAGCATCCGGCCATTCCCAGCGGACTGGCCCAGCGCGAAAAATTGATCAAGGAGTTTGCGCATGTGATTCGGGCCATGGCTCATCGGCTGGCCTTCAGGCTTCCGGCCTATTTGGATGCGGAAGACTTGATTTCAGTCGGGACGATCGGCCTGATGGATGCGATGGACAAGTACGATCCGTCCCGCGAAGCCAAATTCAAAACTTATGCGGAATTCCGCATTCGCGGCGCCATGCTGGATGAAATTCGTTCGATGGATTGGGTGCCGCGCTCGGTGCATGAGCGCATCGGCGTCTTGCAGAAGGCGCATGTCACGCTCCTCAACCGGCTGGGCCGTCCGCCGTCCGATGAAGAGGTAGCCGGGGAGCTCAAGATGCCGATGTCGGAGCTCGACGACTTTCTTTCCCGGGCGCGGGGTGCGGTCATGATCAGCATCGATGACCTGGGACTTCAGGAGCCGGATGGCCATAAGGTGGTCAAGATGCTGGCCGATACGCATCATCCTGACCCGCTCTCCAGTCTGGTGAATGAGCGTGAACGGGAATCGATTGCCGAAGCGATCCAGGATCTCCCGGAAAAGGAACGGCTCGTGTTGACGCTCTACTATTATGAAGAACTTACGATGAAAGAAATCGGTGAGCTGCTGAAGGTGACGGAGTCCCGTGTGTGCCAAATCCATACGAAAGCGATCGTGCGGTTGAAAGCGCATCTACAGGTAGAGCATTAA
- a CDS encoding diguanylate cyclase, with translation MKRQSLMVSTAIGHSFSHGWRGFFARRIRDLVSSSIGCVRPSRPLALGWFLLALLGCLLTAQGAILEATGSARHVGPVSSVIAAASFRTGGLGGLVGVLVSVGCGLAGFWCWPRTQRTHAVPQGQGLAAYDQVTGLPTIRLFGVLLEHAAEQASDLGRSVGVLVVELSHFRPDSKAGTPASVTLVARVEAARIKSALQSRDTVAYLGGQRFAVLIETVVSGEQIRACADRIQRTLSLPLLVSGQEVVLSCRIGSAMLGPEIVSGEALLAQAVQSLTRASSEHPIHFSGSAWQERPGANSVSPHASRAA, from the coding sequence ATGAAGCGACAATCTCTGATGGTCTCCACAGCAATCGGTCATTCTTTCAGCCATGGCTGGCGCGGGTTCTTTGCTCGCCGGATCCGCGACCTGGTCTCGTCCAGCATCGGCTGCGTGCGGCCCTCGCGGCCGCTCGCTCTGGGCTGGTTTCTACTTGCGTTGCTTGGGTGCCTTCTCACCGCACAGGGGGCGATTCTCGAGGCCACTGGTTCAGCGAGGCATGTCGGGCCAGTATCATCCGTGATTGCCGCCGCGAGTTTTAGAACAGGGGGGCTGGGGGGCCTGGTTGGTGTGTTGGTCAGTGTGGGATGCGGTCTTGCCGGATTCTGGTGCTGGCCGCGTACCCAGCGCACCCATGCCGTTCCGCAAGGACAGGGCCTGGCCGCCTATGACCAAGTCACCGGGCTGCCGACGATCCGCCTGTTTGGCGTTCTTTTGGAGCATGCGGCCGAGCAGGCGTCAGATCTTGGGCGGAGTGTCGGTGTGCTGGTCGTCGAATTGAGCCACTTCCGGCCGGATTCGAAAGCAGGAACGCCAGCGAGCGTGACGCTGGTCGCGCGTGTGGAAGCGGCTCGCATCAAGAGCGCGCTCCAATCCCGTGATACGGTGGCCTATCTGGGGGGGCAACGGTTTGCGGTCCTGATCGAGACGGTTGTGTCAGGAGAGCAGATCAGGGCTTGCGCGGACCGCATTCAGCGCACGCTCTCCCTCCCGTTATTGGTGTCGGGGCAAGAGGTCGTGTTGTCCTGCCGGATCGGCAGCGCGATGCTGGGTCCTGAGATCGTGTCCGGTGAAGCCTTGCTGGCTCAGGCGGTTCAGTCACTGACGCGTGCGAGTTCGGAGCATCCCATCCATTTCTCCGGCTCGGCCTGGCAAGAGAGACCAGGGGCCAATTCCGTTTCCCCGCACGCATCGCGAGCCGCATAA
- a CDS encoding flagellar hook basal-body protein: MNRGIYPILSGAIAHERRMQVFANNMANVNTPGFKQDEQAFKSILPKVQTGVPMVANANAFANRMLVKPFGPAERVYVAPYALKTTYDAGRIRLTGNPLDVAIDGRGFFEVKTPQGTRFTRNGMLSLDNQRRLVTNLGYPVMGTEGELKIPAGKLEISAQGEIKVDGNPVGKIKVVEFPDDQMPEKYTEGMFASDKGAVAKNPSIQVGHVEESNVNSVGEMVKMIQGMRGYESAQKLIQTLDRMAEEAIQDVGRVL; encoded by the coding sequence ATGAATCGAGGTATCTATCCGATCCTGTCCGGTGCGATCGCTCATGAACGGCGCATGCAGGTGTTTGCCAATAACATGGCTAATGTGAACACCCCGGGCTTCAAGCAGGATGAGCAAGCGTTCAAATCGATTTTGCCCAAAGTGCAGACGGGTGTGCCGATGGTGGCCAATGCCAACGCCTTTGCGAATCGGATGCTGGTGAAGCCCTTCGGCCCGGCTGAGCGTGTGTATGTCGCTCCCTATGCCTTGAAGACGACCTATGATGCCGGACGGATTCGTCTGACGGGCAATCCTCTCGACGTGGCGATCGATGGGCGAGGATTTTTTGAAGTGAAGACGCCTCAGGGCACGCGGTTTACTAGAAACGGGATGCTGTCGCTCGACAATCAGCGCCGGCTTGTGACGAACCTTGGGTATCCGGTGATGGGAACGGAGGGAGAACTGAAGATTCCGGCAGGGAAGCTGGAGATCTCGGCCCAGGGAGAGATCAAGGTCGATGGGAATCCCGTGGGCAAGATCAAGGTGGTGGAGTTCCCTGACGATCAGATGCCGGAGAAATACACGGAAGGCATGTTCGCGTCCGATAAGGGCGCGGTTGCGAAGAATCCATCGATTCAAGTGGGCCATGTCGAAGAGTCGAATGTGAATTCGGTGGGAGAGATGGTCAAGATGATTCAGGGGATGCGCGGATACGAATCGGCACAAAAGCTTATTCAAACGCTGGATCGCATGGCCGAAGAGGCGATTCAGGATGTCGGACGAGTGCTGTAA